From the genome of Roseofilum reptotaenium CS-1145, one region includes:
- a CDS encoding NF038130 family PEP-CTERM protein yields the protein MFNTMKKIAMGASVVAGVSVLGAPAFAGTLTGVSTSGDVRVFEEIGGGQVQLSGSNGSAAIMDALGNTGNVELDDNIDYGWANETPSTLTANFTDGSITFGSVGQADWLGGLGTAWTNGIYSAYTAQFNALNIGINSGAALLGHIQNNPLLSTKNVFQRLSDPNIQSVTSNNGEYSFELAGHNTFASGLQLNVADPLYPVLSQMMASEVVKYSLDGGTKWNYAYSFGTPSSAGEFDQGSYQSGVVDAGDGFSFTRNFKFTVGEPAAKVPEPSTLLGLAAIGGLVAASKRRKNA from the coding sequence ATGTTTAACACTATGAAAAAAATTGCTATGGGTGCTTCCGTTGTCGCCGGTGTTAGCGTCCTCGGCGCTCCCGCATTTGCCGGTACTTTAACTGGAGTTAGCACCAGTGGAGATGTTCGCGTATTTGAAGAAATTGGTGGCGGACAAGTTCAACTTTCTGGTAGCAACGGCAGCGCAGCCATTATGGACGCTCTGGGAAATACAGGTAACGTTGAGCTAGATGACAACATCGACTATGGCTGGGCAAATGAAACCCCCTCAACCTTAACCGCTAACTTCACCGACGGCAGCATCACCTTTGGTTCCGTCGGTCAAGCTGACTGGTTAGGTGGCTTGGGAACTGCCTGGACTAACGGAATTTATAGCGCTTATACAGCTCAGTTCAATGCATTAAACATTGGCATTAACTCTGGTGCTGCTCTTTTAGGGCATATTCAAAACAACCCTCTCTTGTCCACCAAAAATGTTTTCCAACGTTTGAGCGACCCCAACATTCAATCTGTTACGAGCAACAATGGCGAATACTCCTTTGAATTAGCCGGTCATAACACCTTCGCTAGCGGTTTACAACTTAATGTAGCCGACCCACTCTACCCTGTATTATCCCAAATGATGGCTAGTGAAGTCGTTAAATACAGCTTGGACGGAGGTACAAAATGGAATTACGCTTACAGCTTTGGTACTCCCAGTTCCGCAGGTGAATTCGATCAAGGTTCCTATCAATCTGGTGTAGTTGATGCGGGTGATGGATTCTCCTTCACCCGCAACTTCAAGTTCACCGTAGGTGAACCTGCTGCTAAAGTTCCCGAACCTTCCACTCTCCTCGGTTTAGCTGCCATTGGCGGTCTGGTTGCTGCGTCCAAGCGCCGCAAGAATGCCTAG
- a CDS encoding LL-diaminopimelate aminotransferase, translated as MRFADRLKSFEHNVFADMDRGKGKARAAGLEVIDLSLGSSDQPTAPQVIEAIAQTLPDTRTHGYQLFNSTLPFRQACGKWYTDKYNIPVDPETEVLALIGSQEGTAHLPLAILNPGDIAILLDPGYPSHYGGVCFAGGDIYTLPLREENGFLPDFRDIPPSVLDKARMMVLNYPHNPTSATAPLSFFKEAVDLCLRHNIALVHDAPYAEFVFDGKPASPSVLQADPDKAISIELFSFSKTYSMGGFRVGYAIGNPQLIAGLRQVKAVVDFNQYQGIFNGAIAALQGSQTHIQTTINRFQQRRDAFIRAMDDIGWPISPSAATMFVWAKLPKKWEKHSVKFCTQLVETTGVAASPGAGFGPSGEGFVRFALVHDPHILQQAATRISQFLQS; from the coding sequence ATTCGTTTTGCCGATCGCCTCAAATCATTTGAACATAATGTCTTTGCCGATATGGATCGCGGCAAAGGGAAAGCCAGAGCTGCGGGTTTAGAAGTCATTGATTTATCCTTGGGATCGTCCGATCAACCCACTGCCCCCCAGGTGATCGAGGCGATCGCCCAAACTCTCCCCGATACCCGCACCCATGGCTATCAACTGTTCAACAGTACCCTACCATTCCGCCAAGCCTGTGGGAAGTGGTACACCGATAAATACAACATTCCCGTCGATCCAGAAACGGAAGTCCTGGCTTTAATTGGTTCTCAAGAAGGCACGGCTCATCTTCCTCTAGCCATCCTTAACCCTGGAGATATCGCTATTTTGCTCGATCCGGGCTATCCGTCTCACTATGGTGGGGTTTGCTTTGCCGGGGGAGACATCTACACTCTCCCGTTGCGAGAAGAGAATGGATTTTTACCCGACTTTAGGGATATTCCCCCCTCTGTTTTAGACAAAGCGCGGATGATGGTTCTCAACTATCCTCATAATCCAACCTCTGCCACTGCGCCCTTATCCTTCTTCAAAGAAGCGGTAGACCTATGTTTGCGCCACAATATCGCTCTCGTCCACGATGCACCCTATGCCGAATTTGTCTTTGATGGCAAACCTGCATCTCCTTCCGTCCTCCAAGCCGACCCCGATAAAGCTATCTCCATCGAATTGTTCTCCTTCTCCAAAACCTATAGTATGGGTGGATTTCGGGTGGGTTATGCGATCGGCAATCCCCAATTGATAGCTGGATTGCGCCAAGTCAAAGCAGTGGTAGACTTTAATCAGTACCAAGGCATCTTTAATGGGGCGATCGCCGCCCTCCAAGGCTCCCAAACCCATATCCAGACCACGATTAACCGCTTTCAACAGCGTCGCGATGCCTTTATTCGTGCCATGGACGACATAGGTTGGCCGATTTCTCCCTCCGCTGCCACCATGTTTGTCTGGGCCAAATTACCGAAGAAATGGGAAAAACACTCAGTCAAGTTTTGCACCCAACTCGTGGAAACTACAGGGGTAGCGGCCTCCCCTGGAGCTGGTTTTGGCCCTTCTGGAGAGGGCTTTGTCCGTTTTGCCCTCGTCCATGACCCCCACATTCTCCAACAGGCTGCCACTCGGATCAGCCAGTTTTTGCAATCGTAG
- the trxA gene encoding thioredoxin, with amino-acid sequence MSTAITITDDQFQSEVLQASKPVLVYFWASWCGPCRLVSPSIDQIASEYGDRLKVVKMEVDPNPKAVDKYKVEGVPGLRLFKSGELIAADEGALTKQKLVDMIQPHL; translated from the coding sequence ATGAGTACCGCAATTACGATTACCGACGATCAATTTCAATCTGAAGTCCTCCAAGCCTCTAAACCTGTACTAGTATACTTTTGGGCGAGTTGGTGTGGTCCTTGTCGCTTAGTGAGTCCTTCAATTGATCAAATTGCCAGCGAATATGGCGATCGCCTCAAAGTCGTAAAAATGGAAGTAGACCCCAATCCTAAAGCGGTAGATAAGTATAAAGTAGAGGGCGTTCCAGGACTGCGCCTGTTCAAGTCTGGAGAGCTTATCGCTGCTGATGAAGGGGCACTCACCAAACAAAAATTAGTGGACATGATCCAGCCCCACCTGTAA